GGATGCCGACATAACCGTACCATGGCATGGCGAGGAACATTACGAACCATTGTGTGCGGTTTACAGCAGTCGCCTTATTCCACTCATGGAATCTTATATCCGGGCGGGAAATTTTAAAATCCCCGAACTGATCATCCAGGTGAATGCACATAGGATCCCGGTTCCAGACGATCCAGTGCTGAAAGAAACCGATTTTTATAATGTAAATACTCGTGAAGAGCTACACGAACTTGGGAAGCTAATGTCCAACAGTGAACCAGCGGCTCCGAAAATATCAATACCAAATTTGCCTCAGGTTCTGATGATTGCCGGAACAGGTCGCAACGTTGGCAAAACAACATTGGCCTGCCGGCTGATAACACAAACGGCAAAAGATTTTGCGGTGACAGCCATCAAAATATCGCCGCACATGCACCAGCAGGAACAACCCGGCGAAGTGCTGGCTGAAACCATGGATTATCTTTTGCTGCGAGAACGTGGCCATAACTCGTCTAAGGATAGCGGCCGGATGCTGGCAGCCGGCGCCACCGAAGTATATTATCTGCAGTTGCGCCAGCGGCATCTTACCAATGAATTTCTGAAATTCCTGCAACACCTGCCTCCCCATCAGCCCGTCATTATCGAATCGGGGGCTTTACTTCAGATAGCGCAGCCGGGATTATTTGTACTTATTAAAAATAAAAATGGCCCGGCAGAAAAGCCCGGCCTCGACAGTTTGGGTTACCCACCCGATGTGGTGGTAAATTTTGAAGATGGCGAATTTGATTTTGATACCAGCAGGATCAGGTTTAATAGTGAAAAATGGATGATCAAATAATAATTGGTCTGTATTAAAAAGTTATCCTCTGAATGGCAGTAGCTTCAGAACAAATTCCCTCTAAATGGAGATTGTTTTCCATAGAATTTATGTATGTCGAAGTAATAACGAATGGTGTCTCCCTCACTGTTTTTTACCTCAATAACATCATAAGGTTTCTTTTTGTCAAAAATCAGCATTTGCATCTGTAGCTCACAATTGGAACATACCTTCCTCACATATTCATATTCTTCGGAAATGCTCTTAACGATGATTGCTTTTTCGACAGAACTTCCGTCTCGGATAATACCTGCGGTGCTTTTAGATGACGAACAAGATGCTCCAACCACAAAGAGCATCATTATTCCCAATTTCATTGCATTTTTCATTTAGCTCAATTTTGAAATACCCGCAAATTAGCCATTTATTTCTTGTGGTTTCGGCAACGCTCTGTTTCGACTTCGCTCAACCACCGGGATTTCGACCTTTATCGGAAACCGTTATTCATTTTCTGAAGATTTGAATAATCCAAATTTGGATATGGCAATCGTATTATTTGCTCTAAGTATGCGCAATCTAACCTGTGATGTCTTTACAGCGGGAATTCGGATGAGCCTTTTATAACCAATAGTTGTACCCTGAAAAACTGATTGCCAACTATTATTATCCATTATTTCTATTTCAAACGCACTGATTCTTTGTCCAAACTTAATAGGTTCCTGGATGATTATTCTATCGAATTGCTTTTCTTCGGAGAGTTGAATGATGAGGTCGGAAGACAATACAGAATCATCGGTTGCCCAATAGGTATCAGCGTTATCATTTAAGATATTTTCGGGAGCAAATTTTTTATGATTTAACCGATAGTTTCCGGCAATTACATAAGCGCCCGCTGTTAAATCCACTGCAAAGGTTTCATCGAGAGTTTTCCTAAACTCTTGCAATGCCTTTATATCATTTTCATGAATGAGACCTCTTTTATCAGGCGGAAGATTGAGGAGCAACAGAGCATTTCTCCCGACAGATTTATAGTAAATGTCGATTAATTCCTGTGGCGTTTTTACTAGGCTGTCTTGCGCCTCATGATAGAACCATCCGGGCCTTATAGAGACATCGCATTGCCCCACAACCCAGTCTTTCCCAAAAGGATCACCCGTATTCAGGTACTTGGTCTTCGAAGTTCCAACCGCCACGCTATCCCGGTTTATTGACGACCAAAAGGTAGCACCCGCAAACCCTTTTTCGTTGCCAATCCAATGCACATCAGGGCCTGCATCCGAAAATATTTTTATGCCGGGCTGCAACGCTTTTACGAACGAAAAAATCCCTGCCCAGTTATAATAGGTTTCGCTATCAATTTTGCGGGTTTCGTTGGCGCCGCCATAATAACCATCGCCGCCATTCGCACCATCAAACCAAATCTCATTGATCTCGCCATATTGCGTGAGCAGCTCCCGAAGCTGATTCCGATAATATTCGAGATATTCCGGCCGGCCGTAATCTTTCGAATTCCGATCCCATGGCGACAGGTACAGCCCCACCTTTAAGCCATGTTTACGGCAGGCGTCGGCAAATTCCGCTACAATATCTCCTTGGCCATTTTTGTACGGACTGTTTTTGATGCTATGCTCGGTGTAACGGCTGGGCCACAGGCAAAACCCATCGTGATGCTTTGCAGTAAGTATCAACTCCTGCATCCCTGCCGACTTTGCAGTTATTACCCATTGCTCCACATCCAACTCACTCGGATTGAATAGTTCAGGGCGCTCATCACCAAATCCCCATTCTTTATCAGTAAATGTGTTGACAGAAAAATGAATAAATCCGATCAACTCCATTTGCTGATAGGCTATTAATTTTTCTGACGGCACAACCGGGTTTGGACTAATGTCGGGAGGTGTTTCATTGCAGCCAAACAAGGCTACCAGAGCAAATAGGAAAGCAATTGTTTTGAAATGGGGAGTTTTCATAGGATATCGTTTACTAAGAATTTGTCATTATGCAAGGGGCTTTATCTCGCAAACCTCTCTCTTTTCGAGGCTCGTCTGCGTTCATCATTGTCAGAATTAGGATTTTTAGGATTTGGTGATTTTAGGATTGTTTTGATAGTCTTTGTTGTCTGGGTGATTTACATTGTAAACTCTTTTAAATTCCATACTTTTTGAACCAAAATTTATGAGCAATCCAATGGGTAAATTATATGCCTGGCAGTAGTTCATTGCTTGCGCTAAATGCACATCTTCTAGTTTTATCACCGCCTTCAATTCAAGCATGATGATATCTTCTACGAAAAAGTCAACCCTGCGCGTTCCGATGTCAATTCCTTCATAATAAATGTTCATTGTCATTTCACGCTGAAATCTTAATCCTTGATTCCCCATTTCTATAGCTAAAGCGCGTTGGTAAATAACTTCTTGAAACCCATTGCCTAAAGTGCTATGAACTTTCATTGCGCAACCAATGATTTTATGTGTTAACTCTTCATGTTTCATCTGTTTATCTTTTCATTGATAGATTTCATCCTATTATCTTTTAATCATAAAAATCCTAATTCCGACAGTGTTTGTGGCATCAGATACTTTACAAATGATTGAGGTGGCTGAGCTTGCCGAAGCCCGGCGGCTGAGCTTGTCGAAGCCTGCTGGCTGAGCGTAGTCGAAGCCTCACCACGCATATTTAGGCTGCTCCACGCCAGCCATTGTAAACTGGATGCGCTTGCGGGCTTTGTCCACGCTTTCTACTTTTACTTTTACGCGCTGGTTGAGGCGCACGTGGTCGGCGGGATCGTGGACGAAGGTGTCGGCGATTTTGCTTTTGTGCACCAGCCCGTCCTGATGAACTCCTACATCCACAAAGGCGCCAAAGGCCGTGATGTTGGTCACCAGCCCGTTGAGCACCATGCCGGGCTTCAGGTCATTGAGTGAATTGA
This window of the Bacteroidales bacterium genome carries:
- a CDS encoding alpha-L-fucosidase, encoding MKTPHFKTIAFLFALVALFGCNETPPDISPNPVVPSEKLIAYQQMELIGFIHFSVNTFTDKEWGFGDERPELFNPSELDVEQWVITAKSAGMQELILTAKHHDGFCLWPSRYTEHSIKNSPYKNGQGDIVAEFADACRKHGLKVGLYLSPWDRNSKDYGRPEYLEYYRNQLRELLTQYGEINEIWFDGANGGDGYYGGANETRKIDSETYYNWAGIFSFVKALQPGIKIFSDAGPDVHWIGNEKGFAGATFWSSINRDSVAVGTSKTKYLNTGDPFGKDWVVGQCDVSIRPGWFYHEAQDSLVKTPQELIDIYYKSVGRNALLLLNLPPDKRGLIHENDIKALQEFRKTLDETFAVDLTAGAYVIAGNYRLNHKKFAPENILNDNADTYWATDDSVLSSDLIIQLSEEKQFDRIIIQEPIKFGQRISAFEIEIMDNNSWQSVFQGTTIGYKRLIRIPAVKTSQVRLRILRANNTIAISKFGLFKSSENE
- a CDS encoding NTP transferase domain-containing protein → MIWKKEITGIVLAGGKSSRMGQEKGLAEFDGKPMIAYALEALAPLCTEILISSNSNAYNHLGYRVVPDIIANSGPMGGIYSCMLQSQLEKKKSLPQRHKDTEKSKEWFFVLSCDTPRIGSEIVAHIISLSEDADITVPWHGEEHYEPLCAVYSSRLIPLMESYIRAGNFKIPELIIQVNAHRIPVPDDPVLKETDFYNVNTREELHELGKLMSNSEPAAPKISIPNLPQVLMIAGTGRNVGKTTLACRLITQTAKDFAVTAIKISPHMHQQEQPGEVLAETMDYLLLRERGHNSSKDSGRMLAAGATEVYYLQLRQRHLTNEFLKFLQHLPPHQPVIIESGALLQIAQPGLFVLIKNKNGPAEKPGLDSLGYPPDVVVNFEDGEFDFDTSRIRFNSEKWMIK
- a CDS encoding GxxExxY protein; this encodes MKHEELTHKIIGCAMKVHSTLGNGFQEVIYQRALAIEMGNQGLRFQREMTMNIYYEGIDIGTRRVDFFVEDIIMLELKAVIKLEDVHLAQAMNYCQAYNLPIGLLINFGSKSMEFKRVYNVNHPDNKDYQNNPKITKS